A single window of Acidobacteriota bacterium DNA harbors:
- the apaG gene encoding Co2+/Mg2+ efflux protein ApaG, with protein MSDTTTNGIRVQVTTKFIPERSSAKDHEYWFAYFIRISNVGEDTAQLLSRHWVITNTDGEEEEVRGEGVVGEKPVLAPGATYDYNSFCHLKTAVGTMHGSYTMVKADGDTFEARIAPFTLAVPYALN; from the coding sequence GTGAGCGATACGACGACTAACGGCATCCGCGTGCAAGTTACGACGAAGTTCATCCCCGAACGCAGTTCGGCGAAGGACCACGAGTACTGGTTCGCCTATTTCATTCGTATCTCGAACGTGGGAGAGGACACCGCGCAGCTGCTGAGCCGTCACTGGGTGATCACCAACACCGATGGTGAAGAAGAGGAAGTGCGCGGGGAGGGCGTCGTCGGCGAGAAGCCGGTGCTGGCGCCGGGCGCCACCTACGACTACAACAGCTTTTGCCACTTGAAGACCGCGGTCGGCACCATGCACGGCAGTTACACCATGGTGAAGGCCGACGGCGACACGTTCGAAGCGCGCATCGCCCCGTTTACGCTCGCCGTCCCGTACGCGTTGAATTGA
- a CDS encoding NAD(P)H-quinone oxidoreductase — protein MRVVEISQFGPADVLKLADRPEPVAGPGEVLIDVVAAGVNRPDVIQRLGKYPPPPGASDLPGLEVAGTVAALGPGAASFAIGDEVCALVAGGGYAERVNVPQEQCLPVPRGLTMIEAAAIPETYFTVWTNVFDRGRLTRGETILIHGGTSGIGTTAIQLARARGAIVLTTAGSDEKCAAARGLGASHAFNYRTTDWVVAAKEATDGRGVDVVLDIVGGDYIARNLDVLALEGRLVQIAFLKSPKAELDFSMMMRKRLWITGSTLRPRTPAQKGVIAEQLRQQVWPLLEARVVRPIVHQVFPLAQAADAHRLMEAGTHIGKLVLTLRA, from the coding sequence ATGCGGGTCGTTGAAATCTCACAGTTCGGGCCAGCGGATGTCCTGAAGCTTGCCGATCGGCCGGAACCTGTCGCGGGGCCGGGCGAAGTGCTGATTGACGTCGTGGCCGCCGGCGTCAATCGGCCGGACGTGATTCAGCGGCTGGGTAAGTATCCGCCGCCGCCCGGTGCTTCCGATCTGCCAGGGCTCGAAGTGGCAGGCACGGTCGCCGCGCTCGGACCCGGCGCGGCGTCGTTCGCGATTGGCGACGAGGTGTGTGCCCTGGTCGCCGGTGGCGGCTACGCCGAACGGGTGAACGTGCCGCAGGAGCAGTGCCTGCCGGTACCGCGCGGTTTGACGATGATCGAGGCAGCGGCGATTCCCGAGACGTACTTCACGGTGTGGACCAACGTGTTCGACCGTGGCCGGCTCACGCGAGGCGAGACCATCCTGATCCACGGCGGCACGAGCGGCATTGGCACGACCGCCATTCAGTTGGCGCGCGCCCGTGGCGCGATCGTCCTCACCACGGCCGGCAGCGACGAGAAGTGCGCGGCCGCGCGCGGCCTGGGCGCTTCGCATGCCTTCAACTACCGCACCACGGATTGGGTAGTGGCGGCGAAGGAGGCCACCGATGGCCGCGGTGTGGACGTCGTGCTCGACATCGTCGGCGGCGACTACATCGCCCGCAACCTCGACGTGCTGGCGCTTGAAGGGCGGCTGGTCCAGATCGCCTTCCTGAAAAGTCCGAAGGCCGAGCTCGACTTCTCGATGATGATGCGCAAGCGCCTGTGGATTACCGGATCGACGCTGCGGCCGCGAACCCCGGCCCAGAAAGGCGTGATCGCGGAGCAGTTGCGCCAGCAGGTGTGGCCGCTGCTCGAGGCGCGCGTGGTCCGGCCGATCGTTCACCAGGTGTTTCCGCTGGCCCAGGCCGCGGATGCTCACCGGCTGATGGAGGCCGGAACGCACATTGGCAAGCTCGTCCTCACGCTCAGAGCCTGA
- a CDS encoding DUF6526 family protein — translation MAEQSYEHHIYHPVPTYWATGFILLTLGLMYGDLHLGWHTDHWAFFTLIVAVMILLSITRWNTVALQDRIIMLEVKVRCAEVLAAGQDALLAKLSAKQIVALRFASDEELGALLERAARENLAPKAIKASIRTWRPDPYRT, via the coding sequence ATGGCAGAGCAGAGTTACGAGCACCACATCTACCATCCCGTGCCCACCTACTGGGCGACGGGCTTCATCCTGTTGACGTTGGGGCTGATGTACGGCGACCTCCACCTCGGGTGGCACACCGATCATTGGGCGTTTTTCACCCTCATCGTCGCGGTCATGATCCTGCTCTCGATCACGCGCTGGAACACCGTCGCGCTGCAGGACCGCATCATCATGCTCGAGGTGAAGGTGCGCTGCGCCGAGGTCCTGGCGGCCGGCCAGGATGCCTTGCTGGCCAAGCTGTCGGCCAAGCAGATCGTCGCGCTGCGGTTTGCGTCGGACGAGGAACTGGGTGCCCTGCTCGAACGCGCGGCGCGCGAGAACCTGGCCCCCAAGGCCATCAAGGCGTCGATCCGGACCTGGCGCCCCGATCCCTACCGCACCTGA
- a CDS encoding MBL fold metallo-hydrolase: MADRSAAQVRTADPIKRGLSRAEFPRTTKILDNVYGYEDFHSAGMTTVSLFVVGDDGVLIADGQGSPAATQKLLDAIAKVTPKPVKWYIVGSDHGDHTAGNAVLPQGITYIVTPASKAAMKLDAPAMTGDREVINLGGIEVQAIYAGRAHTGGDLLVYLPQQKLLFMSEVYLNRVFPAMRSAYPTEWVGVIDQALAMDVVQFVPGHGFIEEPKAAREELVEYQKAMRAVIAEVNRLHQLGLPAAEAAKQANWGPYKEWYLAEQQGPIAVRKVYEEIDGKLK; the protein is encoded by the coding sequence ATGGCGGACAGGTCTGCCGCGCAGGTCAGAACCGCCGACCCCATCAAGCGCGGCTTGAGCCGCGCCGAGTTTCCCCGCACCACCAAGATCCTCGACAACGTCTACGGCTACGAAGACTTTCACAGCGCCGGCATGACGACGGTGTCGCTGTTCGTTGTCGGTGACGACGGCGTGTTGATTGCCGATGGGCAGGGCAGTCCGGCCGCGACCCAGAAGCTGCTGGACGCGATCGCCAAGGTCACGCCGAAGCCGGTCAAGTGGTATATCGTCGGTTCCGATCACGGCGATCACACCGCGGGTAACGCGGTGTTGCCACAGGGCATCACCTATATCGTGACGCCCGCGTCGAAGGCGGCCATGAAGCTGGACGCGCCGGCCATGACCGGCGACCGCGAGGTGATCAACCTGGGCGGCATCGAGGTGCAGGCGATCTACGCCGGCCGCGCCCACACCGGCGGCGACCTGCTGGTCTACCTGCCGCAGCAGAAGCTCCTGTTCATGAGCGAGGTCTACCTCAATCGCGTGTTCCCGGCCATGCGCTCGGCGTATCCCACCGAATGGGTGGGCGTGATCGACCAGGCGCTGGCCATGGACGTGGTGCAGTTCGTGCCGGGCCATGGCTTCATCGAAGAGCCGAAGGCGGCGCGGGAAGAGCTGGTCGAGTACCAGAAGGCGATGCGCGCCGTGATCGCCGAGGTGAATCGCCTGCACCAGCTCGGGCTGCCGGCGGCCGAGGCTGCGAAGCAGGCCAACTGGGGACCCTACAAGGAGTGGTACCTCGCCGAGCAGCAGGGGCCGATAGCCGTGCGCAAGGTCTACGAAGAGATCGACGGAAAGCTGAAGTAA
- a CDS encoding NAD-dependent epimerase/dehydratase family protein, giving the protein MRKPVVLITGAGGEIGHGLIAHLAEAGAQPVITLDVNPLEPALAKKVQREVTGSIMDKSLLERVLSEFEVETVYHLAALLSTRSEFTPTTAHQVNVEGTLNLLEFAQREAESHGRPVTFLYPSSIAAYGLPDLATKRQAGKVKEDDFNTPSTMYGCNKLYCEQLGRYYARFYKQLAAETQSGRVDFRCVRFPGLISALTVPSGGTSDYAPEMIHAAAKGEPYACFVRPDTRIPFMAMPDGVEALLRLAAAPKASLTRTAYNLAAFNPSAEEVRQEVVRAFPGADLTWKNDTKRQGIVDSWPEDVDDTAARRDWGFAPAYDFNRAFRDYLIPTIGSRYAK; this is encoded by the coding sequence ATGCGTAAGCCGGTCGTGTTGATTACGGGTGCAGGCGGCGAGATTGGCCACGGGTTGATCGCGCACCTGGCCGAGGCCGGCGCACAGCCGGTGATTACCCTGGACGTGAATCCGCTGGAACCCGCGCTGGCCAAGAAAGTGCAGCGCGAAGTCACCGGCTCGATCATGGACAAGTCGCTGCTCGAGCGCGTGCTGTCGGAGTTCGAGGTCGAAACCGTGTATCACCTCGCGGCGCTGCTCTCGACCCGTTCGGAGTTCACGCCGACGACCGCACACCAGGTGAATGTGGAAGGGACGCTGAACCTGCTGGAGTTTGCGCAGCGGGAGGCCGAGTCCCATGGCCGGCCGGTGACCTTCCTGTACCCCTCGTCCATTGCCGCCTACGGGCTGCCTGATCTTGCGACCAAGCGCCAGGCCGGCAAGGTGAAAGAGGACGACTTCAACACGCCGTCGACCATGTACGGGTGCAACAAGCTCTACTGCGAACAGCTGGGCCGTTACTATGCGCGCTTCTATAAGCAGCTCGCCGCCGAAACGCAGTCGGGTCGCGTCGATTTTCGGTGCGTCCGCTTCCCGGGACTGATCTCGGCGCTCACCGTGCCGTCTGGCGGCACCTCCGACTACGCGCCCGAGATGATTCATGCCGCGGCGAAGGGCGAGCCGTATGCCTGCTTCGTGCGACCCGATACCCGCATTCCGTTCATGGCCATGCCCGATGGGGTCGAGGCCTTGCTTCGGCTCGCCGCCGCGCCGAAGGCGTCGCTGACGCGCACCGCCTATAACCTGGCCGCCTTCAATCCGTCGGCCGAGGAAGTACGGCAGGAAGTCGTGCGCGCCTTCCCTGGCGCCGACCTCACCTGGAAGAACGACACGAAACGGCAGGGCATCGTCGACTCGTGGCCCGAGGACGTGGACGACACCGCCGCCCGCCGCGACTGGGGCTTCGCCCCCGCTTACGACTTCAACCGCGCGTTTCGCGACTACCTGATTCCGACGATCGGTTCCCGTTATGCGAAATAA
- a CDS encoding MFS transporter, with protein sequence MCSYGFTVFMSVFQLLPVAPFHILSLGGTGSEAGLFLGLLTYASAVSAPITGGIGDRLGKRKVLIVASLAITGFSLLYAVAPSYHVILGLVLVHGVFWSGLLSSSSAYILDIVPASRRAEGLGYAGFASILAIAIAPGLGLWVFERGGWTLLCLEMAALNLLMAFIAWRLPPDTRREMPPLSLRPSDLVEWRVVIGAVTLFLYSFSYGGVTSFVAVYADSVGVTPRALFFTIFALAIVATRPFIGRYADRIGHARVIVPCLAMMVLGVAVLVFASTRLTFGLSAVLFGIGFGSAYPVFVAHLMQHVPDHRRGATFGALIGAFDTGIGSGSISVGWLSEHYGFSRAFAVAGALALCSIPYFLYMEKRQWTTSASAPPA encoded by the coding sequence ATGTGCAGCTACGGCTTCACGGTCTTCATGTCCGTGTTCCAGTTGCTGCCGGTGGCGCCCTTTCACATTCTGTCGCTCGGCGGGACGGGGAGCGAGGCCGGCCTGTTCCTGGGCCTGCTCACCTACGCCTCGGCGGTGTCGGCGCCAATCACCGGCGGCATCGGCGATCGGCTGGGCAAGCGCAAAGTGCTGATCGTCGCCAGCCTGGCGATCACGGGGTTCTCGCTGCTCTACGCCGTCGCGCCGTCGTACCACGTCATCCTCGGGCTGGTGCTCGTTCACGGGGTGTTCTGGTCGGGACTGCTGTCCTCGTCCAGCGCCTACATTCTCGACATTGTCCCCGCCTCGCGCCGGGCCGAGGGGCTGGGCTATGCGGGCTTTGCCAGCATTCTCGCCATCGCCATTGCGCCCGGGCTCGGCCTGTGGGTGTTCGAGCGGGGCGGGTGGACGCTGCTGTGCCTCGAGATGGCGGCGCTGAACCTGCTGATGGCCTTCATCGCGTGGCGGCTGCCGCCTGACACACGTCGGGAAATGCCGCCGTTGTCGCTGCGGCCGTCAGACCTGGTCGAGTGGCGGGTCGTCATTGGCGCGGTGACGCTGTTCTTGTATTCCTTCAGTTATGGCGGCGTGACCAGCTTCGTCGCCGTCTATGCCGATAGCGTCGGCGTGACGCCGCGGGCGCTGTTCTTCACGATCTTCGCGCTGGCGATCGTCGCCACGCGGCCCTTCATCGGCCGTTACGCCGACCGCATTGGGCACGCGCGGGTGATCGTGCCGTGCCTGGCGATGATGGTGCTGGGCGTGGCGGTCCTGGTGTTCGCGTCGACGCGGCTGACCTTCGGGCTGTCGGCGGTGCTGTTTGGCATCGGCTTCGGTTCGGCCTATCCGGTGTTCGTCGCCCACCTGATGCAGCACGTGCCCGACCATCGCCGGGGCGCCACCTTCGGCGCCTTGATTGGCGCGTTCGATACCGGCATTGGCAGCGGCTCGATCTCGGTCGGCTGGCTCAGCGAACACTACGGCTTCAGCCGGGCCTTCGCCGTGGCCGGCGCCCTGGCGCTCTGTTCGATCCCGTACTTCCTCTACATGGAGAAACGACAGTGGACTACGTCCGCCTCGGCACCACCGGCCTGA
- a CDS encoding ABC transporter ATP-binding protein, whose amino-acid sequence MRRAERSSTRTTAPSGPDTRSAAKKKIDSAAAWREFRELVWVHRRRLAIGLSLMMISRLSGIVLPALSKYVIDDVIGKGRIELLLPIALAAGGATVVQAITSFFLGQTLGVAAQRAITDMRKKVQAKIMRLPVRYFDSTQSGVLLSRIMSDAEGIRNLVGTGLVQLVGGVLTAIISLGVLLYLNWRMTLVTAVVLALFGAGMATAFKRLRPLFRERGKIQAEVTGRLTEALGGIRIVKSYTAEKREEIVFTHGAHKLFRNIAQSMTGVSATTSGGTVIIGVVGVIMIWMGGNAILAGTMTLGDFVMYIFFIGLLAAPMISIASIGTQITEAFAGLDRIREIMNMQTEDEADAGKPSLGAIDGDIRFDRVWFEYNEGVPVLKDVSFHAAPGTTTALVGSSGSGKSTLISLVMAFNRPLKGTISVDGKNLMDIPLRDYREQLASVLQENFLFDGTIAENIGYAKPGASLDEIKAAAQLAHCEEFILKFPEGYETIVGERGIKLSGGQRQRVSIARAILASPKVLILDEATSSLDSESEEMIQDGLKALRTGRTTFVIAHRLSTIRSADQILVMEGGEIVERGTHEELLERDGRYRQLYDKQYKLETNRFINPGEDWTPEAPKAAVPKPPSSQL is encoded by the coding sequence ATGCGGCGAGCCGAACGCTCGTCGACGCGGACGACTGCGCCGTCAGGGCCGGACACCCGTTCCGCCGCCAAGAAGAAAATCGACTCGGCCGCCGCGTGGCGCGAGTTCCGCGAGCTGGTGTGGGTGCACCGCCGGCGCCTCGCGATCGGGCTGTCGCTGATGATGATCAGCCGCCTGTCGGGCATCGTCCTGCCGGCACTGTCGAAGTACGTCATTGATGATGTGATTGGCAAGGGCCGGATCGAGCTGCTGTTGCCGATTGCCCTGGCGGCCGGCGGCGCGACGGTGGTGCAGGCGATTACCAGCTTCTTCCTGGGGCAAACGCTCGGCGTGGCGGCCCAGCGCGCCATCACCGACATGCGCAAGAAGGTGCAGGCCAAGATCATGCGCCTGCCGGTGCGCTACTTCGACTCGACACAGAGCGGCGTCCTGCTGTCGCGCATCATGAGCGACGCCGAAGGCATTCGCAACCTGGTCGGCACCGGCCTGGTGCAGCTGGTGGGCGGTGTCTTGACCGCGATCATCAGCCTGGGCGTTCTGCTGTACTTGAATTGGCGCATGACGCTGGTCACGGCAGTGGTCCTGGCGCTGTTTGGGGCCGGCATGGCCACCGCCTTCAAGCGCCTGCGGCCGCTGTTCCGCGAACGCGGCAAGATCCAGGCTGAAGTCACCGGCCGCCTCACCGAAGCGCTCGGCGGGATCCGCATTGTCAAGAGCTACACCGCCGAGAAGCGCGAAGAGATCGTGTTCACGCACGGCGCCCACAAGCTGTTCCGCAACATCGCGCAGTCGATGACCGGGGTGTCGGCGACCACCTCTGGCGGCACCGTGATCATCGGCGTGGTCGGCGTGATCATGATCTGGATGGGCGGCAACGCCATCCTGGCCGGCACCATGACGCTCGGCGATTTCGTCATGTATATCTTCTTCATCGGCCTGCTGGCCGCGCCGATGATCTCGATTGCCTCGATCGGCACGCAGATCACCGAGGCCTTCGCCGGCCTCGATCGCATCCGCGAGATCATGAACATGCAGACCGAGGACGAGGCCGATGCCGGCAAGCCGTCGCTTGGTGCCATCGACGGCGACATTCGCTTCGACCGGGTCTGGTTCGAATACAACGAGGGTGTTCCCGTCCTGAAAGACGTGTCATTCCACGCCGCGCCGGGCACGACGACGGCGCTCGTGGGGTCGAGCGGGTCGGGCAAGAGCACGCTGATCAGCCTGGTGATGGCGTTCAACCGGCCGCTCAAGGGCACCATCTCGGTGGACGGCAAGAACCTGATGGATATTCCGCTCCGCGACTACCGCGAACAGCTGGCGTCGGTGCTGCAGGAGAACTTCCTGTTCGACGGGACCATTGCCGAGAACATCGGCTACGCCAAGCCGGGGGCGTCGCTCGACGAGATCAAGGCGGCGGCGCAGCTGGCCCACTGCGAGGAGTTCATCCTCAAGTTCCCCGAAGGCTACGAGACCATCGTCGGCGAGCGCGGCATCAAGCTGAGCGGCGGCCAGCGCCAGCGGGTGTCGATTGCCCGCGCCATCCTGGCGTCGCCCAAGGTGCTGATCCTGGACGAAGCGACCTCGAGCCTCGACAGCGAGAGCGAAGAGATGATCCAGGACGGCCTGAAGGCCCTCCGCACCGGCCGCACCACTTTCGTGATCGCCCACCGGCTGTCGACCATCCGCAGCGCCGACCAGATCCTGGTGATGGAGGGCGGCGAAATCGTCGAGCGCGGCACGCACGAGGAACTGCTGGAGCGCGATGGCCGCTACCGTCAGCTCTACGACAAGCAGTACAAGCTCGAGACCAACCGCTTCATCAATCCGGGTGAGGACTGGACGCCGGAGGCCCCGAAGGCCGCTGTGCCGAAACCGCCTTCGTCCCAGCTGTAG
- a CDS encoding DUF533 domain-containing protein encodes MVLRGAMGRSGRKRARRATKYITGNGGFLTASTVLAAAGVVWGIYDSVKGQNVPQVPGVPSVPMGAGAMGATVPPIPVLPADLPSPVLQLIRLAVSASRADGELTAVEREAILARARAAGLEAIIEPELAQTSRPLSEIVQGVTDPAARKEFYTLAFTIVRADEVVTGAERIYLAQLAHRLGLDPAAVAAIEAETTAKIDAQEE; translated from the coding sequence GTGGTCTTACGCGGCGCCATGGGCCGCTCGGGACGCAAGCGCGCCCGGCGCGCCACCAAGTACATCACCGGCAACGGCGGCTTCCTGACCGCCAGTACTGTGTTGGCGGCGGCGGGCGTGGTCTGGGGCATTTACGACAGCGTCAAGGGACAGAATGTGCCTCAGGTGCCTGGGGTGCCTAGTGTGCCTATGGGTGCTGGTGCCATGGGTGCCACAGTGCCGCCGATTCCGGTGCTGCCGGCCGACCTTCCGAGCCCCGTGCTGCAGCTGATTCGCCTGGCCGTGTCGGCCTCGCGTGCCGACGGTGAGTTGACCGCGGTGGAGCGCGAGGCGATCCTGGCCCGTGCCAGGGCCGCTGGACTCGAAGCGATCATCGAGCCCGAGTTGGCGCAGACCTCGCGGCCGCTCTCGGAGATCGTCCAGGGCGTGACCGACCCGGCCGCCCGCAAGGAGTTCTACACGCTGGCGTTTACGATTGTGCGGGCCGATGAAGTGGTGACCGGCGCCGAACGCATCTACCTGGCGCAGCTGGCGCACCGGTTGGGACTCGATCCGGCGGCGGTCGCCGCCATCGAAGCCGAGACCACGGCGAAGATCGACGCGCAGGAAGAGTAG
- a CDS encoding PAS domain S-box protein — MNETPSVEQLAALINFSVDAVVLVDIGGVIRWANPATTNVLGFEPGDLVGLRVRDIVEPQDLAAWQDLVRELFDHPEAPQTGAFRCRHRDGTIRWTEGVARNLLAEPRVGAIVVHYRDVTERKATEDALRVTEDRYGHLFDAAADIIFEADAEGYFRFVNPETLRVFGYSNDEVIGRRFTEFIRADYRPTILQHYYKQVSQGVLNSYVEFPGVTKSGQEVWLGQNAWLVFDTKGQYTGMQAVARDITERRRAEDALRAAEAKYRGLVEQSLVGVYILQNDRLVYVNPKGADIIGYGQQELLDLPWAFALLHEQDRALVIDQLSRLDAERANIQLTLRGVRKDGTVVQVEAFCSVTEFSGQPAILATVIDISDRVKLEDQLRQAQKMEAVGRLAGGIAHDFNNLLTAIRGNAELMSHRVKKDPAMAAEVDEILHAADRAASLTRQLLAFSRKQVLQPVALDVNEIVASVSRMARRLIGTAVQLQQELAPTLSQVLADPAQIEQVLLNLIVNARDAMPTGGMITVQTANVRLEADSPEMLQAGLAPGRFVLLAVSDNGIGMDQATQARIFEPFFTTKETGRGTGLGLATVYGIIRQTGGAISVVSDRGRGASFRVYLPAVTGERLDA, encoded by the coding sequence GTGAACGAGACGCCCAGCGTCGAGCAACTCGCCGCGCTCATCAACTTCAGCGTCGATGCGGTGGTGCTGGTGGATATCGGCGGCGTCATCCGCTGGGCGAATCCCGCCACCACGAACGTGCTGGGCTTCGAACCAGGCGACCTGGTCGGCCTGCGCGTCCGCGACATCGTTGAACCGCAGGATCTGGCGGCCTGGCAAGACCTGGTGCGCGAGCTGTTCGACCATCCCGAGGCGCCCCAGACCGGCGCGTTCCGGTGCCGCCATCGCGACGGCACTATTCGCTGGACCGAAGGTGTGGCCCGTAACCTGCTCGCCGAGCCGAGGGTCGGCGCCATCGTCGTGCACTATCGCGACGTGACCGAGCGTAAGGCCACCGAGGACGCCCTGCGGGTGACCGAAGACCGCTATGGCCACCTGTTCGACGCCGCGGCCGACATCATCTTCGAAGCCGATGCCGAGGGGTACTTCCGCTTCGTCAATCCTGAGACGTTGCGCGTGTTCGGCTATTCGAACGACGAGGTGATTGGCCGCCGCTTCACCGAGTTCATCCGCGCCGACTACCGCCCGACGATCCTGCAGCACTACTACAAGCAGGTCAGCCAGGGCGTGCTCAATTCCTATGTCGAGTTCCCGGGCGTGACCAAGTCTGGGCAGGAAGTGTGGCTGGGGCAGAACGCGTGGCTGGTGTTCGACACCAAGGGGCAGTACACCGGCATGCAGGCGGTGGCCCGCGACATCACCGAACGGCGCCGCGCCGAAGACGCCCTGCGCGCTGCCGAGGCCAAGTACCGCGGCCTGGTGGAGCAGTCGCTGGTCGGCGTCTACATCCTGCAGAACGACCGCCTGGTCTACGTCAACCCGAAGGGCGCCGACATCATCGGCTACGGGCAACAGGAACTGCTCGACCTGCCGTGGGCGTTTGCGCTGCTGCACGAGCAGGACCGGGCGCTGGTTATCGACCAGTTGTCGCGGCTGGACGCCGAACGCGCGAACATCCAGCTGACGTTGCGCGGCGTGCGCAAGGATGGCACCGTGGTTCAGGTCGAAGCGTTCTGCTCGGTGACCGAGTTCAGCGGCCAGCCGGCGATCCTGGCGACCGTAATCGACATCAGCGATCGCGTCAAGCTCGAGGACCAACTGCGGCAGGCGCAGAAGATGGAAGCGGTCGGCCGCCTGGCCGGCGGCATCGCGCACGACTTCAATAACCTGTTGACCGCCATTCGCGGGAATGCCGAGCTGATGTCGCACCGGGTCAAGAAAGACCCGGCGATGGCGGCCGAGGTGGACGAGATCCTGCACGCCGCCGATCGCGCCGCCTCGCTGACGCGCCAGCTGCTGGCGTTCAGCCGCAAGCAGGTGCTGCAACCGGTCGCGCTCGACGTCAACGAGATCGTGGCGAGCGTCTCGCGCATGGCGCGGCGGTTGATTGGCACTGCCGTGCAGTTGCAACAGGAACTGGCGCCGACGCTGTCCCAGGTGCTCGCTGACCCGGCCCAGATCGAGCAAGTGCTGCTCAACCTGATCGTGAACGCCCGCGACGCCATGCCGACGGGCGGCATGATCACGGTCCAGACGGCCAACGTCCGCCTCGAGGCCGACTCGCCCGAAATGCTGCAAGCGGGGCTGGCGCCCGGCCGGTTCGTGCTGCTCGCGGTCAGCGACAACGGCATTGGCATGGACCAGGCGACGCAGGCCCGGATCTTCGAACCCTTCTTCACCACCAAGGAGACCGGTCGCGGGACCGGCCTCGGCTTGGCCACGGTCTACGGCATCATTCGCCAGACCGGCGGCGCCATTTCAGTGGTCAGCGATCGTGGGCGCGGCGCCAGCTTTCGCGTGTATCTGCCAGCCGTGACGGGAGAACGTCTTGATGCGTAA
- a CDS encoding TIGR00266 family protein has product MDGSNQWYMAIGGHQVGPVAQSEIVSNLQNGSIDAETLVFTAGMTSWQKVKDVAAFAPFVKGPAGASAGQAAGAGFVPPPPPGRRAHDIDFEIHGNEMQFVEVELDPGEGAVAEAGSMMYMTSGIQMETIFGDGSQQQSKGVMDALLGAGKRILTGESLFMTVFTNQGQGRHKVAFGAPYPGKIIPMDLRALGGHLVCQKDAFLCAARGVSIGIAFQKKLGVGLFGGEGFIMQKLEGDGLCFVHAGGTIHHFELGAGETLRVDTGCLVALQPSVNYDIQFVGGIKTAVFGGEGIFFATLRGPGRVWLQSLPLSRMADRIYAAAPQTGGSRKGEGSILDRVGGLGDLIDGR; this is encoded by the coding sequence ATGGACGGCTCGAATCAGTGGTACATGGCCATCGGTGGCCATCAGGTAGGCCCGGTGGCGCAGAGCGAGATCGTCTCGAACTTGCAAAACGGCAGCATCGACGCCGAAACGCTCGTGTTCACCGCGGGCATGACGTCGTGGCAGAAGGTGAAGGACGTTGCTGCCTTCGCGCCGTTTGTCAAAGGCCCCGCCGGCGCTTCGGCGGGCCAGGCCGCCGGAGCGGGCTTTGTCCCACCACCGCCGCCGGGCCGCCGCGCCCACGACATTGACTTCGAGATCCATGGCAACGAGATGCAGTTCGTCGAGGTCGAGCTCGACCCGGGCGAAGGCGCGGTGGCCGAGGCCGGCTCGATGATGTACATGACGAGCGGCATTCAGATGGAGACCATCTTCGGCGATGGCAGCCAGCAGCAATCCAAGGGCGTGATGGACGCCCTGCTCGGCGCCGGCAAGCGCATCCTGACCGGTGAAAGCCTGTTCATGACGGTGTTCACCAACCAGGGCCAGGGCAGGCACAAGGTCGCGTTCGGCGCGCCGTATCCCGGCAAGATCATCCCCATGGACCTGCGCGCGCTTGGCGGGCACCTGGTGTGCCAGAAGGATGCCTTCCTGTGCGCCGCCCGCGGTGTGTCCATCGGCATCGCGTTCCAGAAGAAACTGGGCGTCGGGCTGTTCGGCGGCGAGGGTTTCATCATGCAGAAACTCGAGGGCGATGGCCTGTGCTTCGTCCACGCGGGTGGCACCATTCATCACTTCGAACTGGGCGCCGGCGAGACCCTGCGCGTCGACACCGGCTGCCTGGTCGCGCTGCAGCCGAGCGTGAACTACGACATTCAGTTCGTCGGCGGGATCAAGACGGCAGTGTTCGGCGGCGAAGGCATCTTCTTCGCGACCCTCCGGGGACCCGGCCGCGTGTGGCTGCAGTCGCTGCCGCTGTCGCGCATGGCGGATCGCATTTACGCCGCGGCCCCGCAAACCGGCGGCTCGCGCAAGGGCGAGGGCTCAATCCTCGACCGCGTCGGCGGACTGGGCGATCTGATCGACGGACGCTAG